catcataaatcacaaatactgtaacagcctagcacatgttcatagcaacactgcagagagcaacaatgacagcatgaagaaccagcataaaggtgtgggagtttaaacaattggaaaattttatatccagcaactaaaggaactatatgccaatttggatacacagcttaaccaacaaaactatcatcaacaagtgtggtactcagtactgatgacttaacatcaggcattcctgtcagggactgctgttacaacttttacaagaaactaatgtaacatttacacaaaatccaactgcagtgcaaatttggattccttgacatgcataaggcaagtcctacatcacttggaggggaaaggaaatttcaaaactgaagtctttaaagtaatctgtaagagcacagtttgacagaactacaggcaatgcATCATTATCCCATTTTGGTATACTCGAACATTTAATTGGGAAGCTGTTAGAGCAGTTGCTGTGGACAATTTTGAAGCAACTTTGTATTTTGGCCATGCATATCTCTGTGGTCATGGCTAACAGGGATGGAAGCTGATATTATGACAGCAGCAACACAATGTGACTAATGTGAACACATCCAATAaagaggaaactgcaaataagaattttttgtcgagtagtgacttgagtaagagcataattggactggggcagcccaacaactagggtcccaatggcagtcaaaacaaaggaaatacaagaaattaaaatggaaacaaaaagtggaaaaataggtaaaaacatctgactaaacacgtccacatatgtccatagctcattgaggggctacagcagtggtctggaattagtcctctgaaagtgaactaaatggattttggtccactcagcttgtgtcagttgctaacaggatgcggcttaacttccagcactgcagtacctcatgagaaacaagtacttttattcactctgtgaaggcagtacagaattctctgaccagtcatttgcacagaagttgctggtggtgactgcgctgaagtcattccatgtggtactgtgttacaatcattactgtatgcctcctaccagatttaaacacatgataatgaatttaataatggttacagagagccaaggatgcttgcacaaggtagaccagagtggagaactgcatcaaaccccattcggactgacaacaacaacaagaacaactgcagtccataaactgggtgagtatgagcctaacaccaagtggtgtttactttacaaactgattttctgctacatcagttccatactgacttccctcctacctccctcccacccaccctacctcccacctttcgcactgcagttctgcaagtatgaaatgtctgagatgagtggcagtatagttacttcccactcaccaaatctatcactcttactgaagggtgcagtgatgtaagacagattgtgatttagtaagcaaattgagtgcacggtcttgctattgttaggtagcactgattgggacaaatgaccgacagtcgagatcagatggcctctaacaaagctgtgtttagtcaggctgtggaggatgcatggggaaattacatgatgcagtgtccacagttgcatttttcctccattacatgaaggaagaacaatctgcggacaaagttcattgctgtagcccaggattcagacaagaaataaacacgttttgtccaacagaaattaaatgtcatattgtttcttattctacatacagcatgaggaaacacatgtactccatcaaataaatgcagcatacagaccaatttctatatacaaacaccatttagaaactacaaattatcctactgccctgttttcttatttggtcatgagagactttccaatttgtaatttgcctctgtgtgtgtgtgtgtgtgtgtgtgtgtgtgtgagagagagagagagagagagagagagagagagagagagagagagagagagagagagagagagagatgtattttgcacatttttggccgaggctgatgggtggcaatagagtgggagagaaatgaatttgacataacaaaaaatagccctaaaaaggggcactcttggtttattcatttcatgtatgtaggcagagagcaagtaaagagaatgtaatactcaaaatattaaattaaaataaatttatttcaggtacaaggataatgccaactagaactagctcaaatttccttctctcatctttgatatttttccgtcaccaagagattttgtgctggctctcactggcagaacactgcacagaagaacaaggaaagaatgtaaaatgttctcagtccataacattttatccagaatgcctctatttctgacttcagtcatgcaccctggcactgaatctgtgaggcattggacccatttgtcagaagaaacaaccccaccgaggcttcaaaaaaaccagtccaaaagagcatcagctataaatggtgtgtttcacagccagttctctgtgtgttcgtgctacttacacacacataatttccattgtgttcaagtgagcagtctctcacagccagtccattacattaatgtctatcttggacagctgcagttgaatgagcagacctatacacaagtgaatattcctcCTGTAGCATGAATTCCCCTCCACAATATAGCATTCACACTAAATGCAGCAACACTTTCTTAAAAATGTGGGCATACGGACTGCTACTgaggcgggggaaaccgacgcccccggcgggggaaaccgacgcccccggcgggggaaaccgacgcccccggcgggggaaaccgacgcccccggcgggggaaaccgacgcccccggcgggggaaaccgacgcccccggcgggggaaaccgacgcccccggcgggggaaaccgacgcccccggcgggggaaaccgacgcccccggcgggggaaaccgacgcccccggcgggggaaaccgacgcccccggcgggggaaaccgacgcccccggcgggggaaaccgacgcccccggcgggggaaaccgacgcccccggcgggggaaaccgacgcccccggcgggggaaaccgacgcccccggcgggggaaaccgacgcccccggcgggggaaaccgacgcccccggcgggggggaccgacgcccccggcgggggaaaccgacgcccccgggaAACTGACAATCGGCTAGTACTACCTGTTGTCACCACTTATTTGCCATTATGTCTGGACCCTCACGGCTGCTAAACTACTGTTTGGTCTTGGTAAGACAACTTATCtgtgaaaaaatacattttttcacattgCATTCAGATGTagctctgtggctgccagccaTTGTAACATTTCCTCACTGAGTTCCTGTTTTATAGTGGATCATAGTGCGTGCAGTACAGCTTTCCTTGGCCCTCAACTAACTGCATCATTGGAACTGGGAAGTTGGTCACTCACTACAACTGCTTCGTATCTAGGGGAGGGATTAGTTGGCTCTTACAGGCAAACTATGTGTTATCCTGCTGTGTGCTCAGTATCTTGAGCCAGgcattctgctgatagtgcctccttcaacaaaattctttaaaattctgtttacagtaggggtagacttctgacattccaaagatTCATCAATCACACAGGTTGATATTTTATCCAAAGTTCCCAATACTCAGGCAACTTCCACTCCCATAGTCACCTTTGGggtgaatttgtatagctttaaaaatgcacgttactaccccttaatatttgtcatgtcaacacaggatacatagaaattcacgactctgccagatatgtgacaagcatggatggaaagccaaatcatctgcatactgcagaCGTTTGCTTAACCTTGCACAGCTTACACTGAGGACAGGCCacatatttgaacaaaatttccttaaacatttttgccatttatcagcatgacaagagAGAAATCAGCATTGGACTAATACGCCATTTCTGATGACTAACACCTCTGACAATACCTCAGTTACAGTCATCCACTCACAAGCAGCACCAGAGGAATATCACAGTCAAGCAAACATTAATGGTTTGAGTTGGAGCCAGGGCATGAGTAACGACAACCaaaggtgtattcatttatttcttatgtctgttacttgtaattagggtctcagtgatgttctaaggccttccatgacatcttccactgatctgtgcccgcaactattgttgctatgatggtctaacacaagactgcaactcacctcgccatcatcttccttatcttcccCTTCTCCCTGTTCCCGTTTTCAAGCATGATATGCAGTACACTAGGACTCCCATACAAGAATAACATTGTGTGATGAAAACCTGAATAGTATTGTAAACCCCGTGAAGAAATTTGATCTCTTTATGCTGTAGAAATGTTTGTGGAAGCGCACTTCACAATGTTGATATTGTGCTGGACTATACACAAGCACTGTAATGGAAAGTGAAGTTATAGTTTGGCACATGTGACAGATGAGATCTGATGGaatatgatcaaatgttttgttgcaacactttgcttacctaggcctgcaactggatgatactgtgaatcattagttttactgtttctattctttgccatgaggtctggtttgtgttcaaataattttatcaaacttggcacccattctacatctacatcagtaaaggCACATAAGTGAGTACTTAAGATGCCAGCATCCAAGTTCAAATGCATCTGGAAGCTTAATTGTTGGCATTCTTTTTTCTGGTAGTTCATAATAGATTATAGTTCATATTCTCTGACAAGTAGCTGACCCAGTAATGTTGATAACTAATTTGATAATGCTGCCTGCCCATTCATTAGAGCTTTAATGGCTGTATGTAGGTGCAAAAGTACATCATTATTTGTTCACACTTTGTCAAAGTACTCTGggaaattttaaccactgctttaaacatttaaggatggtaagtattaagtgtggttgtagtagtgtgtaatatttcttatcatgaactgttaaaggtatcatgtttcattctgtcttttaagaagagctcttcaaatgttgcttttgttgttggttattttctctatcataaaacattataactttcatgactttagctacaggtagtttaataaacgtatctgaaacagagtgaagcccatacacaacaagagcagctatttcattactcagacacacaattccattatttgcataaatgtcaaaaaaatctgtctctctttctaatgaatttgcaaaaacaattaaaaaatggaaatgtgtagcTTTGAACTCTGCACCTTCAAGTTACCGTGCAATGCTTCTATCATTTCACCATGGAGAATGGATTTGGGAAGAGCAGGTAATTTTGAGGCCATAACCTTCATTCTAAATCATGCAGAGatatattttcaagctgcaaaatgaagaatatgagtggcagtggaaaacaaaaaacttgttggtaaaactggtcttccattcttagttgCTTGAATGGTAGACAGTGAGCACTTAGAATCTGAATGCCAATAAATATACTAAGGCTAAGAGTGTGCTTATGTCAGTCATTTGAAATTTCCGAGAGTCAGGTCCATAACCTATGCAGT
This DNA window, taken from Schistocerca serialis cubense isolate TAMUIC-IGC-003099 unplaced genomic scaffold, iqSchSeri2.2 HiC_scaffold_1362, whole genome shotgun sequence, encodes the following:
- the LOC126440364 gene encoding proline-rich protein HaeIII subfamily 1-like, whose product is MWAYGLLLRRGKPTPPAGETDAPGGGNRRPRRGKPTPPAGETDAPGGGNRRPRRGKPTPPAGETDAPGGGNRRPRRGKPTPPAGETDAPGGGNRRPRRGKPTPPAGETDAPGGGNRRPRRGKPTPPAGETDAPGGGNRRPRRGGPTPPLPYTATVTEKDKGAHKKQGNIGVWRLV